In Nomascus leucogenys isolate Asia chromosome 11, Asia_NLE_v1, whole genome shotgun sequence, the following proteins share a genomic window:
- the PPP1R1A gene encoding protein phosphatase 1 regulatory subunit 1A yields MEQDNSPRKIQFTVPLLEPHLDPEAAEQIRRRRPTPATLVLTSDQSSPEIDEDRIPNPHLKSTLAMSPRQRKKMTRLTPTMKELQMMVEHHLGQQQQGEEPEGAAESTGTQESRPPGIPDTEVESRLGTSGTAKKPAESIPKTQERGSKEPSTKEASTHTQPLDSKGANSV; encoded by the exons ATGGAGCAAGACAACAGCCCCCGAAAGATCCAGTTCACGGTCCCGCTGCTGGAGCCGCACCTTGACCCCGAGGCGGCGGAGCAG ATTCGGAGGCGccgccccacccctgccaccctcGTGCTGACCAGTGACCAGTCATCCCCAG AGATAGATGAAGACCGGATCCCCAACCCACATCTCAAG TCCACTTTGGCAATGTCTCCACGGCAACGGAAGAAGATGACAAGGCTCACACCCACAATGAAAG AGCTCCAGATGATGGTTGAACATCACCTGGGGCAACAGCAGCAAGGAGAGGAGCCTGAGGGGGCCGCTGAGAGCACAGGAACCCAGGAGTCCCGCCCACCTGGGATCCCAGACACAGAAGTGGAGTCAAGGCTGGGCACCTCTGGGACAGCAAAAA AGCCTGCAGAATCCATCCCTAAAACTCAGGAGAGAGGCAGTAAGGAACCCAGCACAAAGGAAGCCTCAACCCATACACAACCATTGGATTCCAAGGGGGCCAACTCG GTCTGA
- the PDE1B gene encoding calcium/calmodulin-dependent 3',5'-cyclic nucleotide phosphodiesterase 1B isoform X1, with protein sequence MELSPRSPPEMLEESDCPSPLELKSAPSKKMWIKLRSLLRYMVKQLENGEINIEELKKNLEYTASLLEAVYIDETRQILDTEDELQELRSDAVPSEVRDWLASTFTQQARAKGRRAEEKPKFRSIVHAVQAGIFVERMFRRTYTSVGPTYSTAVLNCLKNLDLWCFDVFSLNRAADDHALRTIVFELLTRHNLISRFKIPTVFLMSFLDALETGYGKYKNPYHNQIHAADVTQTVHCFLLRTGMVHCLSEIELLAIIFAAAIHDYEHTGTTNSFHIQTKSECAILYNDRSVLENHHISSVFRLMQDDEMNIFINLTKDEFVELRALVIEMVLATDMSCHFQQVKTMKTALQQLERIDKPKALSLLLHAADISHPTKQWLVHSRWTKALMEEFFRQGDKEAELGLPFSPLCDRTSTLVAQSQIGFIDFIVEPTFSVLTDVAEKSVQPLADEDSKSKNQPSFQWRQPSLDVEVGDPNPDVVSFRSTWVKRIQENKQKWKERAASGITNQMSIDELSPCEEEAPPSSAEDEHNQNGNLD encoded by the exons ATGGAGCTGTCCCCCCGCAGTCCTCCGGAGATGCTGGAGGAGTCGGATTGCCCGTCACCCCTGGAGCTGAAGTCAGCCCCCAGCAAGAAGATGTGGATTAAGCTTCGGTCTCT ACTGCGCTACATGGTGAAGCAGTTGGAGAATGGGGAGATAAACATTGAGGAGCTGAAGAAAAATCTGGAGTACACAGCTTCTCTGCTGGAAGCCGTCTACATAGATGAGACACG GCAAATCTTGGACACGGAGGACGAGCTGCAGGAGCTGCGGTCAGATGCGGTGCCTTCGGAGGTGCGGGACTGGCTGGCCTCCACCTTCACCCAGCAGGCCCGGGCCAAAGGCCGCCGAGCAGAGGAGAAGCCCAAGTTCCGAAGCATTGTGCACGCTGTGCAGGCTGGGATCTTCGTGGAACG GATGTTCCGGAGAACATACACCTCTGTGGGCCCCACTTACTCTACTGCGGTTCTCAACTGTCTCAAG AACCTGGATCTCTGGTGCTTTGATGTCTTTTCCTTGAACCGGGCAGCAGATGACCATGCCCTGAGGACCATTGTTTTTGAGTTGCTGACTCGGCATAACCTCATCAGCCGCTTCAAG ATTCCCACTGTGTTTTTGATGAGTTTCCTGGATGCCTTGGAGACAGGCTACGGGAAGTACAAGAATCCTTACCACAACCAGATCCACGCAGCCGATGTTACCCAGACAGTCCATTGCTTCTTGCTCCGCACAGGGATGGTG CACTGCCTGTCGGAGATTGAGCTCCTGGCCATCATCTTTGCTGCAGCTATCCATGATTATGAGCACACGGGCACTACCAACAGCTTCCACATCCAGACCAA GTCGGAATGTGCCATCCTGTACAATGATCGTTCAGTGCTGGAGAATCACCACATCAGCTCTGTTTTCCGATTGATGCAGGATGATGAgatgaacattttcatcaacctcACCAAGGATGAGTTTGT AGAGCTCCGGGCCCTGGTCATTGAGATGGTGTTGGCCACAGACATGTCCTGCCACTTCCAGCAAGTGAAGACCATGAAGACAGCCTTGCAACAGCTGGAGAG GATTGACAAGcccaaggccctgtctctactgcTCCATGCTGCTGACATCAGCCACCCAACCAAGCAGTGGTTGGTCCACAGCCGTTGGACCAAGGCCCTCATGGAGGAATTCTTCCGTCAG GGTGACAAGGAGGCAGAGTTGGGCCTGCCCTTTTCTCCACTCTGTGACCGCACTTCCACTCtagtggcacagtctcagatAG GGTTCATCGACTTCATTGTGGAGCCCACATTCTCTGTGCTGACTGACGTGGCAGAGAAGAGTGTTCAGCCCCTGGCGGATGAGGACTCCAAGTCTAAAAACCAGCCCAG CTTTCAGTGGCGCCAACCCTCTCTGGATGTGGAAGTGGGAGACCCCAACCCTGATGTGGTCAGCTTTCGTTCCACCTGGGTCAAGCGTATTCAGGAGAACAAGCAGAAATGGAAGGAACGGGCGGCAAGTG GCATCACCAACCAGATGTCCATTGACGAGCTGTCCCCCTGTGAAGAAGAGGCCCCCCCATCCTCTGCCGAAGATGAACACAACCAAAATGGGAATCTGGATTAG
- the PDE1B gene encoding calcium/calmodulin-dependent 3',5'-cyclic nucleotide phosphodiesterase 1B isoform X2 — MANPVPVQRSHLQGPILRLRYMVKQLENGEINIEELKKNLEYTASLLEAVYIDETRQILDTEDELQELRSDAVPSEVRDWLASTFTQQARAKGRRAEEKPKFRSIVHAVQAGIFVERMFRRTYTSVGPTYSTAVLNCLKNLDLWCFDVFSLNRAADDHALRTIVFELLTRHNLISRFKIPTVFLMSFLDALETGYGKYKNPYHNQIHAADVTQTVHCFLLRTGMVHCLSEIELLAIIFAAAIHDYEHTGTTNSFHIQTKSECAILYNDRSVLENHHISSVFRLMQDDEMNIFINLTKDEFVELRALVIEMVLATDMSCHFQQVKTMKTALQQLERIDKPKALSLLLHAADISHPTKQWLVHSRWTKALMEEFFRQGDKEAELGLPFSPLCDRTSTLVAQSQIGFIDFIVEPTFSVLTDVAEKSVQPLADEDSKSKNQPSFQWRQPSLDVEVGDPNPDVVSFRSTWVKRIQENKQKWKERAASGITNQMSIDELSPCEEEAPPSSAEDEHNQNGNLD; from the exons ATGGCAAACCCTGTTCCTGTTCAGAGGAGCCACCTCCAGGGCCCCATCCTCAG ACTGCGCTACATGGTGAAGCAGTTGGAGAATGGGGAGATAAACATTGAGGAGCTGAAGAAAAATCTGGAGTACACAGCTTCTCTGCTGGAAGCCGTCTACATAGATGAGACACG GCAAATCTTGGACACGGAGGACGAGCTGCAGGAGCTGCGGTCAGATGCGGTGCCTTCGGAGGTGCGGGACTGGCTGGCCTCCACCTTCACCCAGCAGGCCCGGGCCAAAGGCCGCCGAGCAGAGGAGAAGCCCAAGTTCCGAAGCATTGTGCACGCTGTGCAGGCTGGGATCTTCGTGGAACG GATGTTCCGGAGAACATACACCTCTGTGGGCCCCACTTACTCTACTGCGGTTCTCAACTGTCTCAAG AACCTGGATCTCTGGTGCTTTGATGTCTTTTCCTTGAACCGGGCAGCAGATGACCATGCCCTGAGGACCATTGTTTTTGAGTTGCTGACTCGGCATAACCTCATCAGCCGCTTCAAG ATTCCCACTGTGTTTTTGATGAGTTTCCTGGATGCCTTGGAGACAGGCTACGGGAAGTACAAGAATCCTTACCACAACCAGATCCACGCAGCCGATGTTACCCAGACAGTCCATTGCTTCTTGCTCCGCACAGGGATGGTG CACTGCCTGTCGGAGATTGAGCTCCTGGCCATCATCTTTGCTGCAGCTATCCATGATTATGAGCACACGGGCACTACCAACAGCTTCCACATCCAGACCAA GTCGGAATGTGCCATCCTGTACAATGATCGTTCAGTGCTGGAGAATCACCACATCAGCTCTGTTTTCCGATTGATGCAGGATGATGAgatgaacattttcatcaacctcACCAAGGATGAGTTTGT AGAGCTCCGGGCCCTGGTCATTGAGATGGTGTTGGCCACAGACATGTCCTGCCACTTCCAGCAAGTGAAGACCATGAAGACAGCCTTGCAACAGCTGGAGAG GATTGACAAGcccaaggccctgtctctactgcTCCATGCTGCTGACATCAGCCACCCAACCAAGCAGTGGTTGGTCCACAGCCGTTGGACCAAGGCCCTCATGGAGGAATTCTTCCGTCAG GGTGACAAGGAGGCAGAGTTGGGCCTGCCCTTTTCTCCACTCTGTGACCGCACTTCCACTCtagtggcacagtctcagatAG GGTTCATCGACTTCATTGTGGAGCCCACATTCTCTGTGCTGACTGACGTGGCAGAGAAGAGTGTTCAGCCCCTGGCGGATGAGGACTCCAAGTCTAAAAACCAGCCCAG CTTTCAGTGGCGCCAACCCTCTCTGGATGTGGAAGTGGGAGACCCCAACCCTGATGTGGTCAGCTTTCGTTCCACCTGGGTCAAGCGTATTCAGGAGAACAAGCAGAAATGGAAGGAACGGGCGGCAAGTG GCATCACCAACCAGATGTCCATTGACGAGCTGTCCCCCTGTGAAGAAGAGGCCCCCCCATCCTCTGCCGAAGATGAACACAACCAAAATGGGAATCTGGATTAG